The genomic region CTCGGCCTCCGTTAGGCAGCCTTTCTGAACTTCCCCTTGAGAGAGGTCTTAGTTTTGCGTAGCATTCATGTTGCGCGGCTGCCACAGAGGCGCCGCTACTTTGCAGCTCCGCTGGGTTGGGGGGTCGGTCCAACTCGAAGCCGCTCTGCGCTTGTCGAGCCCACGGCGATTTTGGACAGAGGGAGGACGGACGTGTCGGCCGCTCTCGGTGCGGAGCCTGGCTCGGCACCCATTGATAGGAAGGCTGAAGAAGAGCCTAGGCGTTCGGGCGAAGCCAGTGGCGGTTCCGACGCAGCAGGAATTTGAAAGTAGTATGGAAGCTGACAGTTGTGCAATGAAGGGAAATGTTGTAGGCATTTTTACTGACACGTTTTTTTTGTCTCGCGCGAATTGAATGTTCGTACGATGGCGGTGAAGTGAGCGACAGAGAGCGGTATTTGTGGGCGCTGAAATTGGAGAAGGTCCCGTATCCACAGGACCCACAAAGAACCGTGGGGCAAGTGCTGCTGCAGGAGTTGATTTCTCGCGACCACATGCAAGCGAAGTACACCTACGCGACGTTGATTATGACGAAGGAGTTGGAGGGGGATCCGAGGTACGCGCTTCGTTTGTGGGCTGAATGCTCTGCGCGAGGCCACTCTTGGGCCAAGGCCAATTTGGCGAAGGTTTTGGCGGACggtcaattgattcaaaaagatgTCGAGGGCGCAATTCGGTTGTATACGGAGGCGTGGCACGCTGCACCCTTGTTGGCGCCGAACCACGCATTTACGGCTGCTTATAATTTGTATAGTCTGTACAAGCAGAAAGGGGATGTGAAAAGGGCCGCGAAGTGGCTGAAGATATCGGCGGACCAGGCGGGAGATTCCTTGGGTCAATATCACCTCGGTCTGGCCTATTCGACGGGGATTTTGGGCATGGAAGTCGACCCCATGAGGGCCGTTGAGTACACGAGGAAGTCTGCCGACCAGGGTCTGGTGGTGGCTCAGCACAACGTGGCCTGCTTGTATTTGGACGGACAGGGTGGAAAGACGACGGATTACCCGGCGGCGGCCTATTATTTTACGCTGgcgcacacacgcgagacagattggtCGACTTTGAATTTGGCGATTATGTATGCGACTGGAAAGGGTGTTCCACGGAGCGAGGTGACGTGCGTGGAACTGCTGAGAGAAGTGGAGTGCTTTGGCAATCACTCGCAGAAGAAGGCGGTTGTTGAAGTTTACGAGAAGCATCAATACGATCAGATATGGCACCGGGGCGTTTTGGAATGAGGTGGCGCGGCTGGGCGGAGACGCGTGCGTGGGAGGACTGGTGAAGGGCGTTGCGATTTTTTTactgaacaggtttttttttattgaatttttttaagaCGATGGCTGCCTGATCTTGGACACACTCCATTATGGCCGAGATAGGAGCGGACGCATGTCCGTGCTGGATGGACAGGAATGCGGTGCACAGGTGAACCAGCTGATTGAGAAGTGCGTCGAACGTGGGGTGTTTTTGCGGAAGGACTCTGCTTATTTGGACTTTGGCCAATTGGACCAGCAGTTGGTGATTGGGGTGTTTGGAGCGGGGTGAGGACCGGGGTTCTGTATGAGTTGGAGGGACGCTGTGGGAAGAGGACGCCGAGCGCAGCCTCCTGGATAGCTGACGTCTTAGTGCAATAGAGGTGGTGTCCGTGCGTTTCTCCGCGGAGTCGTGGCCGAGGGCACGCGGCAGCCGGGATGGTTCGTCGTAGTTGGGTTGGCGATCGGGTGCTGAGACGGAGAGCCTAGAGACGAGGCGGTCGATTTTGTGGCCGACGCGTTGGGCCATTGTGGAGTTGTACGCTGTTGACGACAGTGGCTCCGCGAGCGAGAGGGCGGTGGGGGCGCGGACGGGATGCAAGTCAGGGAATACAAAGAGCGTTTTTTTCGCCAATTGCTGTATATCGTCGAAGACTCGTTTGAAGACGTCTTCTTGACAGGGGTTTTTTTGTTCGATTGCAGACGTCGCCAGGCAATGAGCGTACTCCGAGCTGTAGGTTTCAAGAAAGGCTAGGGTTTGGTGTTTGCACTGGAGAAGGGGCCATATGCCTTGGATGTAGAGTTGTCGGTCATCGGAGACGTAGCATATGGCGTAGGAGGTGGTTTCTTCTGAAGGGGAGTGCTGGTGCGCGTTGGCGTTTTTAGCGGTTTCGCGCCAGtgagtcagattttttttttcttttggccttTGGCAGAATTGAAGAATTAGCGCCGACGAAGGCGCCTGCGTTTTCCAAGCGGTCACAAATGAATGGATTGCTTCGTCTGAGCTAGAGTATTGCAGCCGATAGATCGAGGGCTTGAGGGAGTAGTAGGGCAGCACTTGGTTTATATTTACTTCCTGAACCAGATGAAGGTCGGACATGGTGGCGATGTTGGCATCGAGAAGGCTCTCTTGGTTTTGACAACAGATTCTCAAACCGTTTAGACGGAACGGTTTTTCGCGTTGAGGGAGGACGAGCTTTGTCGATTTGCCGTCGACCTTTTCTGGTTCCACGACGATCGATCCGGACCACACCCAACTCCAGTCTCTCAGAATGGGCGCGTTGTCCGCGCGCTCGAGTAGTTCTGCTCTGAACGCGCTGACGAGAGGTGCTAGAAATGAGAAGCCCGGCTCTGCGGAGAGGGCGTACGACAAGTCGTTCGTCGGCTCGAGCGCCGAGGAATTCACATGGTTAGCAACGCGATGCACGTAAGGGCCTCTGGCCGGAGCAGACGAGCGGCGTAGAGTCGCGCGAGCTTTGGCCTTGAGTGGTCTCTTGTCTCTCGTGCCATCTGTGGCGCGTGGGGGGCCGGAGCGCGAGGCCTTTTTGCACCCCGAGCGGGCGGCGGTAGTTCAGGACGTACCGTGGCTGGGCGATGGTTCGGCGACGTCAGAACAACATTTTTGGACGATTATCTTTATATCGGCGGAGTGCATGATTAGTGAGCGCCGCAGAGAATCGTAGAGATTCAAGTCCAGGCTTGCGAGGAGGTCCGGCGGAGGCGAGGAGGAAGAATGGACGGCCCACACGATTTCCAAGAGGTCACCGGCCAGCATTTGGTCTAAGAGAGAGTGGAGGTGGCGTGGAGACGACGGGGGGCACCTCCTCGGTGCCCAAGGCGGCAGAGGTCCAGCGGAGGAGCTGATGAAGGGCGGGGGAGGCGGGCAACTCGAGGTCGATCCAAGAATCGCAAAAAGAAAAAAGCTGCGCCTGATGCCAGAGCAGGAGCGCGATGGAGAGGCGAGGGAGGCAAGAGGCGAGGAGCGCGTCGATTTCAGATTGAAGGGCGTGAAAGAGTCCCTGCAGGGCCTCTGGGCCGCGGCAACGAGAAGTGGAGTAATAGAGAAGAACTATGCGACGACGCGGGGAAACGACCATGGGGGATCAAAAAAGGAGAGACGTGACAGAAGGcgcaaatgaaaaaaatttacacGAAAAAGTCTATGGGTACGCATATCATCGGAAATGCGTGTGTGGGGGATTGCTATGTATAGCGTGTGTATGTTTGTATTGTCAGACAGGGACTGGATCAGAAGGGGCGGCAGACGGGTTGCGCGCTCGGGCGGATTGGAGTTTGCGGGTCCAGACTTGCCGGCACAGGTCGTCCTGGTAGGGGGATTCGAAGGTAGCGGTGGTGGTGGGCGGGTAAAGCCAGTAGTTGACGGCGAGGTGTACGTGGTCAGAGGAGTCGTGCGTGCCGCATGACGTGACTTCGTGGAACCACCCGGCGGGCAGGTACAGCGCGTCTCCCTGATGCAGTTCGAGCACGCGGTGTGGCGGGCTGGAGGAGCGAGAGTTGACAAAGTAAGACGAGGGAAGTTTGCAGAAGTGAAGGGGCTCTTCTGAGCCATCGTCAGCTTCCCTCGACAACGAGTCGGCGCTCATGTCTACGTAATCGTCGAAGTCGTCCTTGAATGACGACATGTCGAAGGAACAGGACAGGCAGTCTGATTGCTCGCCACAAGAATCATCGGCTGTCACGTCAGAGGCCGAGAGATCACTTGAGCTGGGAGCTGTGGGACAAGGCTGCTTGGACATGGATAACAATGCGGTGACTTCCGATAACGTTATGCCATCGGAGCGAGTTTCTTCGCATCCTTCGTAATTGATCAGTCCGTTTGGGTGCACGCGTTTAATCGTTCCAtaggtgttcatcttatatgcatCGATAGGAGAAAACAGGCAAAATTTCTTCTCACCCTTGAGGAGTATGTACAAATTGTCGTCGAAGTCGTGGTGTAGGCCGCTGCTTGTTCCCACGCGGCTTTTGCCCATCCACATGTTCATTCTATTTGGCACCAAGCTGCCCAGAATCGACGGACGAGCGGGCACTTGGTCCAAGAAACAAGAGAGGGGAAACGAACAAAACTCATCCACTTCGTCGTCGTTATCTTCGTATTGCGTACTCAGATAATAATCGCTCTCCTCTTCGTCTTTGTTCCCCATGCGCGCTATAAACTCTGACCACGGCATCTTCACTCTGGGTGTATCCGTCCCGAACGCCCGGTCGCCGGCGCTTCTCCTCTCAACGATCACCTCCTTCTCCACCGACATACGCATCAGCCTCTCCAGCGTCTGTTGCTCGACGAACGCAGCAAACCTCGTGAGTAGACGCATACACTCACCCTACTATGTATGGATGCCCACTATGTACGTATCTCTCTATACATGCATATACAAAACATTTGACTTACCCATTTTTCCGGTTCCCACCCTTCTATGGTTCCCTCCAGTACGACTGGTCTTCTTTTTACCACAAATCTCGAATAGAACTGCTCTGGATCCAGCTCGTCCAACTTCACGCGTTCTATTTGGAAATCCGGGTCGATGGCTTGTCCTATTTGCAGACACAATCTTTGAGTATGTGCGTCCTCCTGCTGCGCAGCGGGCAGGCATTTCCTCTCGTTCGGCAAGGCGCGCCGTACCTTCGTATTCCATCTGCCTCTTGTTCGCTCCCGTCGGGTCGTCTATCGCCCGGTTCTCCCCGCAGCGCGTCGCAGACCGCCTTAAAAAAAATAGCCTTCGGTCGGCCTGAAAAAACTTTTCTCTCTGCCCTCGCATTAGAGAATGCTTTCCGGACTTCACCAGGTCCTCCGCTGGACCGATCAAAACCTTCCGACTGAGAAGCAAATTTTCATCTCTGACTCTCTCTGTGCCGACGGCACCTTTCTTCTTCTCTACTTTATAGGTCAATATTTACGCGCCAACCAAAAAGTCATCCTGATCGCCTTAGAACAAAGCTTCCTGTACTATGCCACCCTCTCCCGTAAAATGGTTGGTAGCTGACATGCGCTTTCCCCGTTTCCCGTGAAGTCTGACCCTTTATGCCTCCTCAAGGGCATCAATCTGTTGAAGGAATACACCGCCGGGCGCTTTGTCTACATAGACGGTATGACTTGTCCTTACGCCTGGACCGGCCAGGTGTTCTCGGACACCCACCACACCTCCACCGACGCTATGCTGGCCGCAGCGCACTCCCACCCTTTCTCTCTGTCTCCGTCTGAAAACAGCGCACTTCAGCCTCTCTACACATCTGTACGACAGATTCTCAGTTCGATGAGCACCGATGAGCACAGCCGCACTTGTCTACTCATCGACAACGTCTCTGCGTTCTCCCAGGTCTTGGACACCGGTCAGATCTGTTCCTTCGTCAACTATTGCCGCTGTCTCTTAGAGAGGCGAGACCAGTCATCCGGCACCATGGTCTGCCTCGCCCATTCCGACTGCGACTTGGTTCTTTCAAACAACATGAAGTACAGATCGGACTTGGTGATCCAACTCGAAGGGTTCACAACGGGACATCCGACCGACGAAGATGGTCTCGTACGAAAAAATTTTTTGACAGCTGTTATGGCGTTGTCAGGCGCGCATCCCCGCTCTATTAACGTTTTTTTTCTCTGAATTTAGATCAGATTCACCAGACCGCAGTGCGATGAGCAGGCACCTCCCGAGCTGTATTTTAAAGTAGTAGACGGCCTTGCGAGGTTTCGCATAGCACCTGCTGACGCGATTTAACAGAAGGGACAATTTCTCGTCCGCGAGGGCGCGATTTTTTGTCGTTTTTTTTGACCGTGAATTGGTTGGGGAGGGGTGGCGTGagcgcgatttttttttttcaagcagtttGCGTGGCAGGACGCGGCTGATGGGGGAAAAAAGCGGCACGAATATTTGCGCAGATAAATTTCTATATGGCGGGGGCGCTCAGACCACATAATACGGCGCGGCTAGCGGGGGAAAAAatttttttcattcacactttattTGCAGGGCCGATAAGATGGTGGTACATGGTGGCGAGCGAGAAAAAAAAGGGGGCCGACGATGTGCGCGTACTGACGTTTTTATTCAGGAATCCGACAAGCTGACGAGTGCGACGCTGAATGCACCTCAGGGAATTGTAGCAGATGAGCCCGTATTTAAAGCCTGTTTTCATCCGAATCGAGACGTGGTTGCCTATGGCACGCTAGGCGGCAAGGTGTGCATGTACGGAGTGTTTCGCTTTTGGGGGGGGAGGACGTGGGGAGGCGCGCGCTTGCAGAGGTCCTTCCGTGGGAGAGGTCCTAATCTTGTTTTTTTTGCGTCATACGCGAATGGGGAAAGTGGTGCGCAGGTATCGGTATTTTCTGAGGAGGGAGAATTTGAAGCTTTTGGAGCTGAAGCTGCACACGAAGTCATGCAGAGACATGAtgttttctgaaaatggttcaggtGCGCGAGGGGTGAGTCTGGACTTTTTTTTGCTAGTTCGGTACGAATTTGTCTGACGCATTTGAAAAGCGATATATTCCTGTTCTGCAGATAAGTCTATTGTGGGGGTAGACGTAGAGACAAGGAAGTCCGTGTTTGATATGAAGAAGGCGCACAAGTACGTTTTTTTTTGAGAGGTGTGGAATTGAAGCGCGTCGCTGACCGGTTTGTGCACTTGAGATATTCGATAAGCGCATTGAGGCTGCATGAGAACATGTTGATGACGGGCGACGATAATGGAGTGATCAAGGTACATTGAGTTCCCATGTTAGTGAGCACGAGCACGAAAAAgagataaatttttttttcttttagatttgGGACGTTAGAAAGCTAGGAAAAGTAAAGCAGATTGCTGGAAACGAAGACTACATTTCTGAGTTTGCAATTCACCAAGATTACCATACGGCAGTGGTTGCATCGGGCGACCAGACGTTTTCCGTCATAGATCTCAGGAAGGGCGTATTGGCGGACAGGAGTGAGTATTTCGACGAAGATTTGCTTTGCGCAAAGATTGTCCACCATGGGAAGAACGTGGTGTTGGGGGGACAGATTGGGGACTTGTTGATGTGTCCTTGGGGGAATTGGAAGGATACGGTGACGTATCCTATGTATAGCGAGAGTCTCGACTGCATGGTGAAGTTAGACGAGTCGACGGTTATTACGGGAGCGGAAGATGGAAGTTATCAGGTCATTCGCATTGCACCTACGCCGAGGGTGGTTTACGTTGGCGTTGGGTCTAGATACACGATGGGGATTACGTCGTTGTCTTTGTGCAGAAAAGGGAAGTATTTGGCGCTTTGCACCGACGTGACAGTGCACATTTTCAATGTGTCCCATTTTGCTAACGAAGTGGATGCGGAGGCCGCTTCAAGTGACTGACCGGTGTCGCGCATTAGCGTTTTTTTTGTTACGGAATTTATCGATTAATTGCCATCCGGCAACGGCAGGAACGTGCGAATTTGGCGTACGCGAGTACAACAATACGAATTACGATGTGTAGGAAAGTAAAAATCTTTTATTGATCTTCGTTACAAAGTGTTCTTGTCTGTCTATTAACGCATCAAGACGATATACCAGGCATGGATGATGCCCGGGATATAGCCGCATATGCAGAGCAAGAGGTTGATGAGTAAGTCACAGGAGCACCCCGTTAGGATTACGACCGCGATAGGGGGGAGTATAAATCCTATCAGCAGGAGCATAAGCGTCCCACAAAAAGTTTTGGCCATGGTTACGTAGTGAGTTCTTTTAGGAGAGTGGTGGCGTTAGTGTTCGCGAGGAGATGCAGACGAGGGGCGGTGAATGGAGCGTAGACATACAATTATACACGTTTGTAGGTAGAGTTATAGGGTTCGTGCTTTTAAGTCGTAGAGCGAAGACTGGGATAAGAATGAGAACTATTCTGAAAGAGAAGCAATCCAATGGGAGGGAAAATAATGCGAGTACGACAAATAAATTGTAGTTTGAAAAAAAGGGGGGGTTTGAAAAAGTACACGTGGGAGAGGGTGGGGCAAGCGAGAAATATTTCAGAACGAGCAAGGATAGGTGGTTGGGGAGGACAGTCTGAGATTATGGATATCTAGGCCCATTATCCGTTGTAATAGCGACTAAATGGAGAATTTGTATTTTTCAGGAATATCTTCGTTGAGATTTTTAGGTTTTTTTTCGCCGATGCAGAAAAAAGAGGTGTACGTGTTCATTTTTGCTTGTCGACAGTCTGGAGGTGGTGTCCGAGAGATGAGCGTCTGGTTTCGAGCGATGCTCGTTGGCCGCCGCGTCTCCAGGCTGAGTCGGCGCCCGAGGGATGAGTGCGGTGCGGCGGGTGACGACGCCGGCAGGGCGAGGGCGGCTGAGTTGCGTCGGTGGGTGAGAGAGTAGGTCGTCGCGGTCTTTGTGTGCGTGAATTGATTGTGTGTGCGTGAACAAGTTCTGAAGCgcatttatttttgtgtatgtggggTGGGTGACGACAGGTGTGCGAAAGCGTACTACGTCGACTCTTGCTCGCTGGTTTCGGACGAGGTGTATGATGCGGCGCTGAGCGAGTTGAGGGAGTTGGAGGAGAAGGACCCGTTGCGGAGGGAACTGGGGGAGGAGGTGGGACATCGTCCCGCGCCGGACAGGCTTGTGGCGAGACATGCGAATCCTATGCTTTCTCTGTCGAGTACTCGGAATTTAGAAGACTTGAGGAGGTTCGATGAGCGCGTGAGGGGTGTTGGGTGTGGGACGTCCCCGGAGTACGCGGTGGAGCTCAAGTACGATGGGGTTGCGTTGTCGCTGCAATACAGAGAGGGGAGGCTTGACAGGGTGCTGACGAGGGGCGATGGGCAGGTTGGAGAGGACGTGACAAGGGCGTCGCTCAAGTACATTCGGACGCTTCCGCTGTGTGTGCCGCGTGATTATGGAGACTTCGAAGTGAGGGGAGAGGCATATTTGCTGAAGAGCGAATTTGAAAAGTACAATAATGTGGAGGGTCAGAGAGGAGTTGTGTATGCTCACGCCCGGAATTTAGCTTCTGGATTGCTGCTTCGAAAGAATTTTGAAAAGTTTGAGGGCGAGTCGGTTCAAGTTTGCTTTACTGCGTACAGCCTTTTGCTCTTGAACGGGGGGTATCCTGCTAGCACGCAGCTAGAAGTCCTCGACCTTCTTAAGCGTATTGGGTTTCACAA from Schistocerca gregaria isolate iqSchGreg1 unplaced genomic scaffold, iqSchGreg1.2 ptg000728l, whole genome shotgun sequence harbors:
- the LOC126320595 gene encoding WD repeat-containing protein 55-like isoform X2, producing MVESDKLTSATLNAPQGIVADEPVFKACFHPNRDVVAYGTLGGKVCMYRYFLRRENLKLLELKLHTKSCRDMMFSENGSAIYSCSADKSIVGVDVETRKSVFDMKKAHKYSISALRLHENMLMTGDDNGVIKIWDVRKLGKVKQIAGNEDYISEFAIHQDYHTAVVASGDQTFSVIDLRKGVLADRSEYFDEDLLCAKIVHHGKNVVLGGQIGDLLMCPWGNWKDTVTYPMYSESLDCMVKLDESTVITGAEDGSYQVIRIAPTPRVVYVGVGSRYTMGITSLSLCRKGKYLALCTDVTVHIFNVSHFANEVDAEAASSD
- the LOC126320595 gene encoding WD repeat-containing protein 55-like isoform X1; this translates as MVVHGGEREKKGGRRCARTDVFIQESDKLTSATLNAPQGIVADEPVFKACFHPNRDVVAYGTLGGKVCMYRYFLRRENLKLLELKLHTKSCRDMMFSENGSAIYSCSADKSIVGVDVETRKSVFDMKKAHKYSISALRLHENMLMTGDDNGVIKIWDVRKLGKVKQIAGNEDYISEFAIHQDYHTAVVASGDQTFSVIDLRKGVLADRSEYFDEDLLCAKIVHHGKNVVLGGQIGDLLMCPWGNWKDTVTYPMYSESLDCMVKLDESTVITGAEDGSYQVIRIAPTPRVVYVGVGSRYTMGITSLSLCRKGKYLALCTDVTVHIFNVSHFANEVDAEAASSD
- the LOC126320545 gene encoding uncharacterized protein LOC126320545, whose protein sequence is MRGQREKFFQADRRLFFLRRSATRCGENRAIDDPTGANKRQMEYEGQAIDPDFQIERVKLDELDPEQFYSRFVVKRRPVVLEGTIEGWEPEKWTLERLMRMSVEKEVIVERRSAGDRAFGTDTPRVKMPWSEFIARMGNKDEEESDYYLSTQYEDNDDEVDEFCSFPLSCFLDQVPARPSILGSLVPNRMNMWMGKSRVGTSSGLHHDFDDNLYILLKGEKKFCLFSPIDAYKMNTYGTIKRVHPNGLINYEGCEETRSDGITLSEVTALLSMSKQPCPTAPSSSDLSASDVTADDSCGEQSDCLSCSFDMSSFKDDFDDYVDMSADSLSREADDGSEEPLHFCKLPSSYFVNSRSSSPPHRVLELHQGDALYLPAGWFHEVTSCGTHDSSDHVHLAVNYWLYPPTTTATFESPYQDDLCRQVWTRKLQSARARNPSAAPSDPVPV
- the LOC126320597 gene encoding uncharacterized protein LOC126320597 yields the protein MLRGCHRGAATLQLRWVGGSVQLEAALRLSSPRRFWTEGGRTCRPLSVRSLARHPLIGRLKKSLGVRAKPVAVPTQQEFESMSDRERYLWALKLEKVPYPQDPQRTVGQVLLQELISRDHMQAKYTYATLIMTKELEGDPRYALRLWAECSARGHSWAKANLAKVLADGQLIQKDVEGAIRLYTEAWHAAPLLAPNHAFTAAYNLYSLYKQKGDVKRAAKWLKISADQAGDSLGQYHLGLAYSTGILGMEVDPMRAVEYTRKSADQGLVVAQHNVACLYLDGQGGKTTDYPAAAYYFTLAHTRETDWSTLNLAIMYATGKGVPRSEVTCVELLREVECFGNHSQKKAVVEVYEKHQYDQIWHRGVLE